Proteins encoded by one window of Roseibium sp. Sym1:
- a CDS encoding glyceraldehyde-3-phosphate dehydrogenase — MAAMDNHFDNWKEQQSAAEQMIPLVGHLYRDYGINIRIFGRRLLNNSAIEIIKAHRYALQITGQELEVSKSLEIVKAMLEMDLAASRVDLGKLCHRYMEQGGDVKSFLEEQLAGINTGKTSILQEPQDVVLYGFGRIGRLLARMLIERVGAGNKMRLRAIVVRGGKEGDLRKRSSLLRRDSVHGAFSGSITVDEDQNAIIANGNYIQVIYANSPAEVDYTKYGIKNALVVDNTGMWRDEDGLGQHLKCPGASKVILTAPGKGNIKNVVFGVNHGDITEDDDILSAASCTTNAITPVLKVINDEFGVENGHVETIHSYTNDQNLIDNYHKGDRRGRSAPLNMVLTSTGAASAVAKCLPEMKGKLTGNAVRVPTPNVSMAILNLNLKRETTAGEMNDYLRRISVQSPFQDQIDYTASTELVSSDLVGSTHAGVVDSQATIVDGNRLVLYVWYDNEAGYSTQVIRLMQEVAGMKYPSVPA, encoded by the coding sequence ATGGCGGCTATGGATAATCACTTCGATAACTGGAAGGAACAACAATCCGCCGCCGAGCAGATGATCCCGCTGGTTGGTCATCTCTACCGTGACTACGGCATCAACATCCGGATTTTCGGACGGCGCCTGCTGAACAACTCCGCAATCGAGATCATCAAGGCGCACCGGTATGCCCTGCAGATTACCGGGCAGGAGCTGGAAGTTTCCAAAAGCCTCGAAATCGTCAAGGCCATGCTCGAGATGGACCTTGCCGCCTCCCGTGTCGACCTCGGCAAGCTGTGTCACCGCTACATGGAGCAGGGCGGCGATGTGAAGAGCTTCCTGGAAGAGCAGCTTGCCGGCATCAACACCGGCAAGACCTCCATTCTGCAGGAACCGCAGGACGTCGTACTTTACGGGTTCGGGCGCATTGGCCGTCTTCTTGCCCGCATGCTGATCGAGCGCGTCGGTGCCGGGAACAAGATGCGCCTGCGCGCAATTGTCGTGCGCGGCGGCAAGGAAGGCGATCTCAGGAAACGCTCCAGCCTGCTGCGGCGCGATTCCGTCCACGGTGCGTTCAGCGGATCGATCACGGTTGACGAAGACCAGAACGCGATCATCGCAAACGGCAACTACATCCAGGTGATCTACGCCAACTCGCCCGCCGAGGTCGACTACACCAAATACGGCATCAAGAATGCGCTGGTGGTCGACAACACGGGGATGTGGCGCGACGAGGACGGCCTCGGCCAGCACCTGAAATGCCCGGGCGCATCGAAGGTCATTCTGACCGCGCCGGGAAAGGGCAACATCAAGAATGTCGTCTTTGGCGTGAACCATGGTGACATTACCGAAGACGACGACATCCTGAGCGCGGCCTCGTGCACCACCAACGCGATCACGCCGGTGCTCAAGGTGATCAACGACGAGTTCGGGGTCGAGAACGGCCACGTGGAAACCATCCACTCCTATACCAACGACCAGAACCTGATCGACAACTACCACAAGGGAGACCGCCGTGGACGCTCCGCACCCTTGAACATGGTGCTGACGAGCACGGGCGCGGCAAGTGCCGTTGCCAAGTGCCTGCCTGAAATGAAGGGCAAGCTGACCGGCAACGCGGTTCGTGTGCCGACCCCCAATGTCTCCATGGCCATCCTCAACCTGAACCTCAAGCGCGAGACGACGGCCGGGGAAATGAACGACTACCTGCGCAGGATTTCCGTGCAGTCCCCGTTCCAGGACCAGATCGACTACACGGCCTCGACCGAGCTGGTTTCCTCCGACCTGGTTGGCTCCACCCATGCCGGCGTGGTCGACAGCCAGGCCACGATCGTCGACGGCAACCGCCTTGTCCTTTACGTCTGGTACGACAACGAGGCGGGATACAGCACCCAGGTGATCCGGTTGATGCAGGAAGTCGCCGGCATGAAATACCCCTCTGTCCCCGCTTGA
- a CDS encoding DUF1214 domain-containing protein — protein MFRKIFTAILVVQAYAGSAGAQSFGDTPDAFLEARETPVTLNNFVRVATDIEIDKYVALAGGVNRFFHFREPTPVENQPTIRMNRDTLYSTVVVDISEGATLTLPEAGHRYMSAMVINQDHYINEVFHGGGTYTLDMETFDTPYVIIFMRTLVDADDPDDVAEVNALQDQMTIKAASADPFILPDYDEESFEGIVQAALELERYAAGSAGAAGSKNEVNAVLHFIVTAAGWGLLPEDEAFYLGVTPRLPVGEYKIEVPADVPVGAFWSVSLYNANGFFEPNQLDAYVVNSVMGERSDDGSMTIHLGGCEDGRVNCLPIMEGWNYTVRMYQPGPEIIDGSWTFPDVEPVK, from the coding sequence ATGTTCAGAAAGATCTTCACGGCAATCCTCGTCGTGCAGGCATACGCCGGGAGTGCCGGCGCGCAGTCCTTCGGGGACACCCCTGATGCCTTTCTGGAAGCGCGCGAGACCCCGGTCACCCTCAACAATTTTGTGCGGGTCGCGACGGACATAGAAATCGACAAGTACGTCGCGCTCGCGGGCGGTGTGAACCGCTTCTTCCATTTTCGCGAGCCGACGCCCGTGGAAAATCAGCCCACCATCCGGATGAATCGCGACACGCTCTACAGCACGGTAGTCGTCGACATCTCCGAGGGCGCGACGCTCACCCTGCCGGAGGCGGGCCACCGCTACATGTCGGCGATGGTCATCAACCAGGATCACTACATCAACGAGGTCTTCCATGGCGGCGGTACCTACACGCTCGACATGGAGACCTTCGACACCCCCTACGTGATCATCTTCATGCGCACGCTGGTCGATGCCGACGATCCCGACGACGTCGCGGAGGTCAATGCGCTTCAGGACCAGATGACCATCAAGGCGGCGTCTGCCGATCCCTTCATTTTGCCCGATTACGACGAGGAGAGTTTCGAAGGGATCGTCCAGGCCGCGCTGGAGCTTGAACGCTACGCCGCGGGCAGCGCGGGCGCCGCCGGATCAAAAAACGAGGTCAACGCCGTTCTGCATTTTATCGTCACGGCTGCGGGCTGGGGCCTGCTTCCTGAAGACGAGGCATTTTATCTCGGCGTCACGCCGCGACTGCCGGTCGGTGAATACAAGATAGAAGTGCCCGCCGATGTCCCGGTGGGCGCTTTCTGGTCCGTCAGCCTCTACAACGCCAACGGCTTTTTCGAGCCGAACCAGCTCGACGCTTACGTCGTCAATTCGGTTATGGGCGAGCGCAGCGATGACGGCTCCATGACAATCCATCTGGGCGGCTGCGAAGACGGGCGGGTGAACTGCCTGCCGATCATGGAAGGTTGGAACTACACCGTGCGGATGTACCAGCCGGGTCCGGAAATCATCGACGGAAGCTGGACCTTCCCGGATGTGGAGCCCGTGAAATAA
- a CDS encoding flavin-dependent oxidoreductase, translated as MSEPRVLIAGGGIGGLSLALTLHQIGVDCVVFEAVRELKPLGVGINLQPNAVRELMDMGFTEADLDSFGVPAREWALVGRKGQEIYSEPRGRFAGYNWPQYAVHRGEFHMALYRRFRDLAGADRVRAGHRAQGYEINPDGTVTLTLEANGELVRETGTVLIGADGIHSAIRAQMHPGQPPIHWGGAVMWRGTTRAKPVRTGSSFVGLGTHRQRMVIYPISAPDPDTGLALINWIAEVTYDDPSEHETMGWFRQVGIDDFLHHFKDWTYDWLDVPALIQGSDVAYENPMIDRDPVPTWVDGPVALMGDAAHAMYPTGSNGASQAVIDARTLGQKFIENGVGAAALAGFNDQLCGPVSELILRNRGAGPFGLLNMVNDRCEGEFDAIDDVIPEAERRDFMARYQQAAGFARDALNAAGPTIPAGAKVG; from the coding sequence ATGAGCGAACCGAGGGTACTCATCGCCGGCGGCGGGATCGGGGGATTGTCCCTGGCGCTGACGCTGCACCAGATTGGCGTTGACTGCGTCGTCTTCGAAGCCGTGCGCGAGCTGAAACCGCTCGGGGTCGGCATCAACCTGCAGCCCAACGCCGTCCGGGAACTGATGGACATGGGCTTCACCGAGGCCGACCTGGATTCCTTCGGCGTCCCGGCCAGGGAATGGGCCCTGGTGGGCCGCAAGGGGCAGGAAATCTACTCCGAACCGCGCGGCCGCTTCGCCGGCTACAACTGGCCGCAATATGCCGTTCACCGCGGCGAGTTCCACATGGCGCTCTACCGCCGGTTCCGCGATCTTGCCGGCGCGGACAGGGTCCGTGCCGGTCACAGGGCGCAAGGCTACGAGATCAACCCCGACGGCACGGTGACGCTGACCCTTGAGGCAAACGGCGAGCTTGTCCGGGAAACCGGGACGGTGCTGATCGGCGCGGACGGCATTCACTCCGCGATCCGCGCGCAGATGCATCCGGGTCAGCCGCCGATCCACTGGGGCGGTGCCGTGATGTGGCGCGGCACGACCCGGGCGAAACCGGTCAGGACCGGATCCTCCTTCGTCGGTCTTGGAACCCATCGGCAGCGCATGGTGATCTATCCGATCTCGGCACCCGATCCCGACACCGGGCTGGCCCTGATCAACTGGATTGCCGAGGTCACCTATGACGACCCGTCAGAGCACGAGACCATGGGCTGGTTCCGGCAGGTCGGGATCGACGATTTCCTCCACCATTTCAAGGACTGGACCTATGACTGGCTGGATGTCCCGGCGCTGATCCAGGGCTCGGACGTCGCCTATGAAAACCCGATGATCGACCGGGACCCGGTTCCGACCTGGGTGGACGGGCCGGTCGCCCTGATGGGGGACGCCGCCCATGCGATGTATCCGACCGGGTCGAACGGTGCCAGCCAGGCGGTGATCGATGCCCGCACGCTGGGACAGAAATTCATCGAGAACGGGGTCGGGGCCGCTGCGCTCGCCGGTTTTAACGACCAGCTCTGCGGTCCGGTGTCCGAGCTGATCCTGCGCAACCGCGGCGCCGGCCCGTTCGGTCTTCTGAACATGGTCAACGACCGCTGCGAAGGCGAGTTCGACGCCATCGACGATGTCATTCCCGAGGCCGAGCGCAGGGACTTCATGGCGAGATACCAGCAGGCCGCGGGCTTTGCCCGCGACGCCCTCAACGCCGCCGGGCCGACGATCCCGGCCGGCGCGAAGGTGGGCTGA
- a CDS encoding DMT family transporter: MAITPIIQNRQVPSARRTDSLRGIALMAMGMFLFSGVDTMGKFLTETVHPVQIVWFRQSGLLLGVLVLIALQGRSLLKSSNPKLQIGRGALAACSATLFIVGVGYVPLADAVAITFVAPFMVTVMGALILREPVGIRRWSAVVIGFLGTLLVIRPGMGVVHPAALLLVVAASAFALRQVLSRILAGEDRTRTTVAYTAIVSWGLLTLPLPFIWQTPSGALELGLLLAMAVLAAIGETLVIMALDAAQAVVVAPVQYSLLIWGTLYGFLVFGQLPDGWTWAGAAIIVATGLYTLNRERLALQAQRRTRNEALVE, encoded by the coding sequence ATGGCAATCACCCCGATTATTCAGAACAGGCAGGTGCCGTCCGCCCGCCGCACCGACAGCCTGCGCGGCATCGCGCTGATGGCAATGGGCATGTTCCTGTTTTCCGGCGTCGACACGATGGGAAAGTTCCTGACCGAAACGGTCCATCCCGTCCAGATCGTGTGGTTTCGCCAGAGCGGACTGCTCTTGGGCGTACTCGTCCTGATCGCTCTTCAGGGCCGGTCCCTCCTGAAATCGTCCAACCCAAAACTGCAGATCGGACGCGGCGCTCTGGCGGCCTGTTCGGCGACGCTCTTCATCGTCGGCGTCGGCTATGTTCCCCTTGCCGATGCCGTCGCGATCACCTTCGTGGCGCCCTTCATGGTCACCGTCATGGGGGCCCTGATCCTGCGCGAGCCGGTGGGCATCCGCAGGTGGTCCGCCGTCGTGATCGGTTTCCTGGGCACCCTGCTCGTCATCCGGCCCGGCATGGGCGTCGTTCATCCCGCAGCCCTCCTACTGGTCGTCGCGGCCTCCGCCTTCGCCCTGCGCCAGGTCCTGTCGCGTATCCTTGCCGGCGAAGACAGGACACGCACCACGGTCGCCTATACCGCCATCGTGTCCTGGGGCCTTCTGACGCTTCCCTTGCCGTTCATCTGGCAGACGCCATCGGGTGCACTGGAGCTCGGCCTGCTGCTTGCCATGGCCGTCCTGGCGGCGATCGGCGAGACCCTCGTGATCATGGCGCTGGACGCCGCCCAGGCGGTTGTCGTCGCGCCCGTCCAGTACAGCCTGCTGATCTGGGGGACCCTTTATGGTTTCCTCGTGTTCGGGCAGCTGCCGGACGGATGGACCTGGGCGGGCGCCGCGATCATCGTGGCGACCGGCCTTTATACCCTCAACCGCGAAAGGCTTGCCCTGCAGGCGCAAAGGCGCACCCGGAACGAGGCACTTGTGGAATGA
- the hisN gene encoding histidinol-phosphatase, producing the protein MQSSTTLPDTEILARFAQGVADAADAMAMTYFRKPLDVEQKSDLSPVTQADRAIEAAMRESIAQRFPTHGILGEEHEDARLGADYVWVLDPIDGTKSFVSGMPTFGTLIACLHSGTPELGIISIPPTGERWTGLRGKPSTFNGAPCRSSGRTRLADAILYATTPDTFDTEGSAQFEALSGKVAMRRFGGDCYAYGLLASGHIDLVFEMNLHPYDYMALVPVIEGAGGVITDWRGETLGLQSEGKVLAAANPALHAEALAALS; encoded by the coding sequence ATGCAGAGCTCCACGACGCTGCCCGACACAGAGATTCTGGCGCGTTTTGCCCAAGGGGTCGCCGATGCGGCCGACGCCATGGCGATGACCTACTTCCGCAAACCATTGGACGTGGAGCAAAAGTCCGACCTCTCGCCGGTCACGCAGGCTGACCGCGCGATCGAGGCGGCCATGCGGGAAAGCATCGCCCAACGCTTTCCCACCCACGGCATCCTTGGCGAAGAGCACGAGGACGCCCGCCTGGGAGCCGACTATGTCTGGGTGCTCGACCCGATTGACGGCACGAAGAGCTTCGTTTCCGGGATGCCGACCTTCGGCACGCTGATCGCCTGCCTTCACAGCGGGACGCCGGAGCTCGGCATCATCTCGATACCGCCGACCGGCGAACGCTGGACGGGACTTCGCGGCAAACCCTCGACATTCAATGGTGCGCCTTGCCGCAGTAGCGGCCGGACCCGGCTGGCCGACGCGATCCTTTACGCGACCACGCCCGACACGTTCGACACGGAAGGCAGCGCGCAGTTCGAGGCGCTCTCAGGCAAGGTCGCCATGCGCCGCTTCGGGGGCGACTGCTACGCTTACGGGCTGCTGGCTTCGGGCCACATTGATCTGGTCTTTGAAATGAACCTGCATCCCTATGACTACATGGCCCTGGTGCCGGTGATCGAGGGGGCGGGAGGCGTGATCACGGACTGGAGGGGCGAGACCCTTGGCCTGCAGTCGGAGGGCAAGGTCCTTGCCGCGGCCAACCCGGCCCTGCACGCCGAGGCCCTTGCCGCCTTGTCCTGA
- a CDS encoding 6-phosphofructokinase, which translates to MFHGKVLVAQGGGPTAVINQSMVGAVLESRKFRSVELIYGAVHGVRGILDEDFYDLTQETTHNLEMVANTPSSALGSTRDKPDLKYCQEIFKVLRAHQIGYFFYTGGNDSSDTVRIVNDEARKAGYDLRCIHIPKTIDNDLVENDHTPGFPSAARYVAQAFMGINLDNAALTGVYIGVVMGRHAGFLTAASALGKKFSDDGPHLIYMPERTFEIDQFLKDVKQVYDRHGRCVVAVSEGIHDGSGQPIIAKLAKEVERDAHGNVQLSGSGALADLLTQKVKDALQITRVRGDTLGYIQRSFVGCVSDVDQNEAREVGEKAVQYGMFGDRDGSVTIKRTGHYSVDYELVPLERVAGKTRIMPDDFIAASGHDVTDAFRLYLRPLLGSGMPDAHRLRPNKVPKILAR; encoded by the coding sequence ATGTTTCACGGCAAGGTACTGGTCGCCCAGGGCGGCGGTCCGACGGCGGTTATCAACCAGTCCATGGTGGGGGCGGTCCTGGAATCGCGCAAGTTCCGCTCCGTCGAACTGATCTACGGCGCCGTGCACGGCGTGCGCGGCATCCTGGACGAGGATTTCTACGATCTGACCCAGGAGACCACCCACAATCTGGAGATGGTCGCCAACACGCCGTCTTCCGCGCTCGGATCGACGCGCGACAAGCCGGATCTGAAATACTGCCAGGAAATCTTCAAGGTCCTGCGGGCGCACCAGATCGGCTATTTCTTCTACACCGGCGGCAATGATTCCTCCGACACCGTTCGCATCGTCAACGACGAGGCGCGCAAGGCGGGTTACGATCTGCGCTGCATCCACATTCCCAAGACCATCGACAACGACCTGGTCGAAAACGACCACACGCCGGGCTTCCCCTCGGCCGCGCGCTATGTGGCCCAGGCGTTCATGGGGATCAATCTGGACAATGCCGCACTGACCGGCGTCTATATCGGTGTCGTCATGGGGCGCCATGCGGGCTTTCTCACCGCCGCCTCGGCCTTGGGAAAGAAATTCTCGGATGACGGGCCGCATCTCATCTACATGCCCGAGCGGACCTTCGAGATCGACCAGTTCCTGAAGGACGTCAAGCAGGTGTATGACCGCCACGGGCGCTGCGTGGTCGCCGTCAGCGAAGGCATCCATGACGGCTCGGGCCAGCCGATCATCGCCAAGCTGGCCAAGGAGGTCGAGCGCGACGCGCACGGCAACGTGCAATTGTCCGGCAGCGGCGCGCTGGCCGACCTTTTGACGCAGAAGGTCAAGGACGCGCTGCAGATCACGCGGGTCCGGGGCGACACGCTCGGCTATATCCAGCGCAGCTTCGTCGGATGCGTCTCCGATGTCGACCAGAACGAAGCCCGCGAAGTCGGCGAAAAGGCCGTCCAGTACGGCATGTTCGGCGACCGCGACGGATCGGTGACGATCAAGCGGACAGGCCACTACTCGGTCGACTACGAACTGGTGCCGCTGGAACGGGTCGCGGGAAAGACCCGGATCATGCCCGACGACTTCATCGCTGCGTCCGGTCACGACGTGACCGACGCCTTCCGGCTGTATCTGCGCCCCCTCCTGGGCAGCGGCATGCCCGACGCCCATCGCCTGCGGCCGAACAAGGTGCCGAAGATCCTGGCGCGGTGA
- a CDS encoding tyrosinase family protein — protein MAGTRENIFVSTQVRDAFLQAMVALDQPNSGVMASDLANFLQANNLPMTMIGEEQELSIYDIFVFWHVLAMNLDLSVGNAAHGGPIFLPWHRMYMIRLEQMCQQVLGDPDFGLPYWDWAADGELPVQEQWRTDLWSADYLGEARGRVRSGPLAQMQVRLVAGARRREIASVTPRPVFRQAGMDRRWPDLPTQAQVDAALDQTEYDVSPWGRGVISHRNILEGWVQGPQLHNRVHTWIGGDMAPGTSPNDPAFFLNHCNVDRIWELWMGQHGLAYAPGRNRGPQGHRIDSTMFSIIGQALTPEQILDPSAWYAYDHQLIA, from the coding sequence ATGGCCGGAACGCGCGAGAACATCTTCGTCAGCACACAGGTGCGCGACGCTTTTCTTCAGGCCATGGTGGCGCTCGATCAGCCGAACTCCGGCGTGATGGCCAGCGACCTGGCGAATTTCCTGCAAGCCAACAATCTGCCGATGACCATGATTGGAGAGGAGCAGGAGCTTTCGATCTACGACATTTTCGTCTTTTGGCACGTCCTTGCCATGAACCTGGATCTTTCCGTCGGCAATGCCGCCCACGGCGGGCCGATCTTCCTGCCCTGGCATCGCATGTACATGATCCGGCTGGAGCAAATGTGCCAGCAGGTCCTGGGCGATCCAGATTTCGGGCTGCCCTACTGGGACTGGGCCGCGGACGGCGAATTGCCCGTTCAGGAGCAGTGGCGGACGGATCTCTGGTCGGCGGACTATCTCGGCGAGGCGCGCGGCCGGGTCCGCAGCGGTCCGCTTGCGCAAATGCAGGTGCGCCTTGTCGCGGGCGCAAGACGGCGGGAGATTGCCTCGGTGACCCCGAGACCCGTCTTCCGGCAAGCCGGCATGGACCGGCGCTGGCCGGATCTGCCGACGCAGGCCCAGGTGGACGCGGCGCTCGACCAGACCGAGTATGATGTCAGTCCCTGGGGGCGGGGCGTGATCAGCCACCGGAACATCCTGGAAGGCTGGGTCCAGGGGCCGCAGCTTCACAACCGCGTTCACACGTGGATCGGCGGCGACATGGCGCCGGGAACCTCTCCCAACGACCCGGCCTTTTTCCTCAACCACTGCAATGTCGACCGCATCTGGGAACTCTGGATGGGTCAGCACGGACTTGCCTATGCCCCCGGCCGGAACCGGGGTCCGCAAGGGCACAGGATCGACAGTACGATGTTCTCGATCATCGGGCAGGCCCTGACCCCCGAGCAGATTCTCGATCCCTCCGCCTGGTATGCCTATGACCATCAGCTGATCGCGTGA